CCCTCGAGTTCGTGACCCCGACTATGAATACCACTGCTGTAGATAATAgaagactcagagagagagagagagagagagagagagaggaggaagaggaggggtcgTTGGGGCGTTTTCCAGTCTAGAATACTTTCACTTTCAACGGTCTTCTGCAAAGCAGAACGAGCGCATTTCTTCTTCAGCTCGTCGAACAGAAAAGCGGAAGACTTCGCGGAGGGACGTTCGTTGTTAGTTCGATGGAAAATGGCGATTTTAATTGGTCTACTTATTTCATCATTGTCTCTGTATTGTGACTTCACCGGTAAGTTAGACTTCTGTCTAATTCCACAACTCTGTGGCGGAATTAAGTTGAGTTTAATAGTTTAGGTATTTTTTTCCTGTTTTATTTCCTTAAATAAATGTTGGTACTGTGCATTTGATTTAAAGTATTTTAGATAACTAATGACTGACAGTGAATGGTTGAATTCTTTAGGAATACATCCTCCCTCCTGCCATGGTTCAATGACGTACTAAATTccatgtgtgtgtaggtgttagTGGTGCtcaggtcagctgtttgttcacccgcaACCGCCCGGAATTACTAATAACCCATCCACAACAACCTGACTAgatgtgataaagtgaaaatctgagggCCGCACTCAACCCTAAcccgctaatatagaaaatatgcAATAGGCTACAGTCAAAGAGAGCGGAACGATTTTTTTGACAGGGGGATTAGTTTTTTTTAACCTGATTTAGAGATAAATGATAATTTCCTacattttggtaggctatttgttagtcgACTATTCTATAATTAGATGCATGTAGCTTCTCCTTCGTCATTATATGTTGACCTAGAATACTAAATAAACCCTTGATCAACATAATAATGTAATAGATCGATAGGATGAACGCTATCAATCTAGTTGACATCCGTAAGGTTCCCGCTGTCATCTTTCGACGTTTGGGGACCGGCGAGAAAATACAATgacgaaacaaaaataaaaacggaaaagattttctgtgcaaaatgtccaaatgaCATCAATTTGAGCGGTTGTAAAGGAGACAGAAAGCTGTGAAAATGAAACCCCAATATGTTTCTGATGAGATTACAGTTCGgcttttatgtggttgaaatactatcatgTTTTATGATGTTTAATGATGAAGACGGCACCTCTACAGATGGTATCTAACGGAGCTTTGTATTCTCTCAAGTAGGCAGAAATAGACGGCACCTCTACAGATGGTATCTAACGGAGCTTTGTATTCTCTCAAGTAGGCAGAAATAAACGAATTCAGATGGTTCTCCGGAGCTTTGTTTCCCAAGTCCACATTTTGTCAACATTCTACAGTGTATCGTTAACGGAAGACTTTGTTCTGCAAGAGTTCATATTATGAGAAGAGGCTCTATTTCTCGTTATGTTCCCAAGTCCACATTTTGTCAACATTTGGTGTATCGTTATACTTAAGACATGTTCTGCAGAGTTCATATTATGAGAAGAGGCTCTATGAGAAGTTATAGACCGACCAACAGAGTTCATATTATGAGAAGAGGCTCTATGAGAAGTTATAGACCGACCAACAGAGTTCATATTATGAGAAGAGGCTCTATGAGACGTTATAGACCGACCAACAGAGTTCATATTATGAGAAGAGGCTCTATGAGAAGTTATAGACCGACCAACAGAGTTCATATTATGAGAAGAGGCTCTATGAGACGTTATAGACCAACCAACAGAGTTCATATTATGAGAAGAGGCTCTATGAGAAGTTATAGACCGACCAACAGAGTTCATATTATGAGAAGAGGCTCTATGAGACGTTATAGACCGACCAACAGAGTTCATAATACATCTGAACAGAGGCTCTATTCCAGAGAAAACAATGTTTGGTTTGAACAATACAACAATAACAGAACAATAAAGTTTTCACTATTATGAGAAGCTGAGGCTCTAGTCCTGCCAGGCTGTTATAGACCAACCAACAGAGTTCATATTATGTAGAGATGGGCTCCACCCAGGGAGGGGTTGGTCTAACAGACAACAAGGTGAAGTTCATGGAGGGTGGACAGGTGAGAAGAGACACAGCTGAGGGTGGAAGTTATAGAGATGCAGACAGCAGAGTTGGACATTAAGAGAGGAGACACAGCTGAGGGTTACAGGTGAGACCGACCAACAGCTGAGTTGGTTTCCATGGTAGACATCTGAACAGAAGGCTGGACAGGTTCCAGAAAGCCAAAACAATGTTTGGTTTGAACAATAAAATCAACAATAACAGAACAATAAAGTTTTCACTTGTCCTTGGTCTTCCAGATGCTGAGTGCCTGGTGGTCAGTCCTGCCAGGCTGGTGGTGAAGCAGGAGACACAGCCTCCCGGTAACTGCAGCTCAGATACCCCTGTAGAGATGGGCTGGACCGAAGCcagacagggaggggacaggtCTAACAGACAACAAGGTGAAGATCCTGACGCTGGAgggtggacaggtgagagaggcagacacagctgaGGGTGGACAGGTGAGAGATGCAGACAGCTGAGGGTGGACAGGtaagagaggcagacacagctgaGGGTGGACAGGTAAGAGAGATGCAGACAGCTGAAGGTGGACCggtgagagaggcagacacagctgaAGGTGGACAGGTAAGAGAGAGCAGACAGCTGAaggtggacaggtgagagaggcagacacagctgaaggtggacaggtgagagaggcagacacagctgaaggtggacaggtgagagagaggcagacagctgAGGGTGGACAGGTGGACAGACACAGCTGAGGgtggacagagaggcagacagctgagggtggacaggtgagagaggcagacacagctgagggtggacaggtgagagagaggcagacacagctgaGGGTGGACAGgtaagagagaggcagacacagctgagggtggacaggtgagagaggcagacacagctgagggtggacaggtgagagaggcagacacagctgagggtggacaggtgagagaggcagacacagctgagggtggacaggtgagagaggcagacacagctgaaggtggacaggtgagagaggcagacacagctgagggtggacaggtgagagaggcagacacagctgagggtggacaggtgagagaggcagacacagctgagggtggacaggtgagagaggcagacacagctgaGACTTTTAAAGctagtaaaaaaacaacaacaccttTTTAGTTTGACTTTAATGTTATTTAGCTTCGATGGTCTTTAATGAGGTGTTATTCTATACATTTATTCATCGCTTGTGTTGccttctgttttttattttaattgatttattttaaatacactttaaatatttcatttgatttgacagtatgACTGACTGGAAGATCAAACCTTCATGCTTCACAGACGGAGGCCTGTGTCAGAAACAGCTAAACATCACAGTTTATAGTGAGTGACATCTCTCTCTTATCTTCTCTGGTGTTTCTGAATGTATTCTTAGTATGGCTCTGCACTGTTAATCACTGTGTGTTTCCATTCCTCCACAGAGCTTCCAGACCGTGTCTCCATCAGCTACAGGAAGTACCCTGATCCGATGGTTGAGGGGGATCAGTACCTGCTGCAGTGTCTTGTCCAGAACATCGCTCCTATTGGGAGACTCACGGTGACCTTCTACAAAATCAGTGCCACTGGTGAACAGACAGAAttagacacacaacagaaatcCAAGGACAACATCAACACACCACAGAATGGGACCTACACCCTGGACTTCACCCCTGGTAGAGATGATGACGGGGCCCAGTTGTTGTGTTCAGCCATGTTGGATCTGGGACCAGAGGGACCCCAACCTCCTCCTGTAATGGACTCAGACCGCCTCAACACCAACGTGCACTGTGAGTCCTTCTGGTTCTCTGTCTACACACATTTAGTACAACAGTTAGTTAGACACCAGACGAGTCATGACGTTGACAGATGctgttttcacttcattttctctCATGAATCAACTTGTTTCTCATCTCTCTTTATCGCTCATTAATCAACTTGTTTCATCCCCCCCCAGACAAGCCTCAGATCACTATGAGTCCTGGATGTTTCTCCATGAGCATCACGGAGGGCGACACCCTATCACTTAACTGTAGTGCAAAAGGTAACCCTGCCCCCTCGTACGATTGGTTGCTCTCCCAAGCCGACTCCAACCCCATGGAAGAGAGATCCGTAGTGACCATCACCAACATTGCCAAGTCTCACTCTGGAGATTACACCTGCATCGCCAGAAACCTCCTGGGAAACAGCACCTGTACTGTTAACGTGGAGGTCACAGGtgagatggatggatgattggTCGGATGGTTGGTAAGTTGGAAGATTGATTGGTTGTTAGGTTAGTTGGATGATAGTTTGGTTGGTTGGTAGGTTGATAGATTCGGTCGTCCATCGGTCTTGGTCTGTCGAGAAGGTCCTGTtatggaaaaatatatatatattaaaaatgaAACAATAGAATTCACACATGGTATAATGAAAAACCTCTGTGACCGCGCTCTCCTTGTAATGAAAAGCTCCTCTTTGGAACTGAAGAGGAGCATCACCACATAGAAACACTAACTCCGAAGAGAAGCCCAATGACTCCAATGTGACATGACCTTTCACATAATCATTGG
The genomic region above belongs to Oncorhynchus gorbuscha isolate QuinsamMale2020 ecotype Even-year unplaced genomic scaffold, OgorEven_v1.0 Un_scaffold_2954, whole genome shotgun sequence and contains:
- the LOC124027093 gene encoding neuronal growth regulator 1-like, producing MTDWKIKPSCFTDGGLCQKQLNITVYKLPDRVSISYRKYPDPMVEGDQYLLQCLVQNIAPIGRLTVTFYKISATGEQTELDTQQKSKDNINTPQNGTYTLDFTPGRDDDGAQLLCSAMLDLGPEGPQPPPVMDSDRLNTNVHYKPQITMSPGCFSMSITEGDTLSLNCSAKGNPAPSYDWLLSQADSNPMEERSVVTITNIAKSHSGDYTCIARNLLGNSTCTVNVEVTGASCQAAASALVAMLLLQLIHWL